The following are encoded in a window of Salinibacter ruber DSM 13855 genomic DNA:
- a CDS encoding RDD family protein has translation MWYYAVDGEKHGPVTKDEIQGLIDNGELGLDNLVWSRGMEDWKTASEVEDIHPSPPPLPDDEKSPSPPPISKKEHSQVTKQQDSKPETDEPTSPSQEDDIHTDGDATLSAESTDRVGSKTVGITYAGFGSRLVAYGIDILITVVVSVILGAVALSVDSSADPDLLTRGIGSLVTWFYFAGFESSKRQATPGKQLMGLKVTDANMGYDGIGFRKASGRHFGKIISGAPLLLGFIMAAFTERHQALHDKMAGCLVVKNS, from the coding sequence ATGTGGTATTACGCCGTCGACGGCGAAAAGCATGGGCCCGTTACCAAAGACGAAATTCAGGGTTTGATTGACAACGGTGAGTTGGGCCTAGATAATCTCGTGTGGAGCAGAGGGATGGAGGACTGGAAAACTGCCTCTGAGGTTGAGGACATCCATCCAAGCCCACCTCCGCTTCCCGACGACGAAAAATCCCCATCCCCCCCTCCAATCTCGAAGAAAGAGCATAGCCAGGTAACCAAACAGCAGGATTCCAAACCTGAGACCGACGAGCCCACTTCTCCGTCTCAAGAGGACGACATCCACACAGACGGAGATGCGACGTTGTCGGCAGAGTCCACCGATAGAGTTGGCTCCAAGACAGTTGGCATTACCTATGCAGGCTTTGGAAGCCGGCTGGTAGCATACGGGATCGATATACTGATCACTGTCGTCGTGTCTGTCATTCTGGGAGCCGTCGCACTCTCTGTGGACTCCTCTGCGGATCCTGATCTTCTGACACGAGGAATTGGATCTCTGGTGACCTGGTTTTACTTCGCAGGGTTTGAAAGTTCAAAGCGACAGGCTACGCCTGGGAAGCAATTGATGGGATTGAAGGTGACGGACGCGAACATGGGCTACGACGGGATCGGATTTCGGAAGGCTTCCGGACGGCACTTCGGAAAAATTATCTCGGGAGCACCCTTGCTGCTTGGCTTTATCATGGCCGCGTTTACGGAGAGGCACCAGGCCTTGCATGACAAGATGGCCGGGTGTCTTGTTGTTAAAAACTCCTGA
- a CDS encoding restriction endonuclease subunit S — MAKWIRRILDDLPVDFIDGDRSSRYPTRDELKDEGFLFLSTKNVTKKGLRLDDLDFVSPSKFEEIKKGRLRPNDILITTRGSIGKVALFESPKYKTGLINAQLLILRSDDESLSPSFLYYTMKSSSFQKRLKNYASGSAQPQIPVRDLKEIEIEVPPLTIQHRIANILGALDDKIELNRRMNETLEEMAQTLYYHYFDGSVEGGDIGLEELVEIKPRMPVPDDDEVLTYVGMADVEPNRMSVTDYGKKEYTSGRRFVNHDTLMARITPSLENGKTAFVDFLDDGEMAFGSTEFTVMRAREGTSPCFVYCCARDERFREYAISTMTGSSGRQRVQENLLGEYGFEDFDQSRMDQFHNRVEPLFKLIRSNTSENQTLAETRDYLLPKLISGEIEVEAAEEMADEAVDASA, encoded by the coding sequence ATGGCGAAATGGATTAGGAGGATCCTTGATGATCTACCAGTCGATTTTATTGACGGTGACCGTTCTTCTCGGTATCCGACTAGGGATGAACTGAAAGATGAGGGATTTCTATTCTTGAGCACTAAAAATGTGACAAAGAAAGGTCTAAGACTTGACGATTTGGATTTCGTTAGTCCTTCTAAGTTTGAAGAAATAAAGAAAGGTAGACTTAGGCCCAACGACATACTTATAACTACCCGCGGAAGCATTGGTAAAGTTGCTCTTTTTGAGTCTCCAAAGTATAAGACGGGCCTAATAAATGCTCAACTTCTGATACTTCGATCAGACGATGAAAGTCTGAGCCCTTCGTTTCTTTACTACACAATGAAGTCTTCCAGCTTTCAAAAAAGGCTGAAGAACTATGCATCTGGTTCAGCTCAACCTCAGATTCCAGTGAGGGATTTGAAGGAGATTGAGATTGAGGTCCCACCACTCACCATCCAACACCGAATCGCCAACATCCTCGGGGCCCTCGACGACAAGATCGAGCTGAACCGCCGGATGAACGAGACCCTGGAGGAGATGGCCCAGACACTGTACTATCACTACTTCGATGGGAGCGTGGAGGGGGGTGACATCGGACTTGAAGAGCTCGTCGAAATCAAACCCCGAATGCCAGTGCCCGATGACGATGAGGTGCTGACTTACGTGGGGATGGCCGATGTCGAGCCCAACCGTATGAGCGTCACTGACTATGGGAAGAAGGAATATACCTCTGGTCGGCGGTTTGTGAACCACGACACCCTCATGGCACGGATCACACCGAGCCTAGAAAATGGGAAAACCGCCTTCGTCGATTTTCTTGACGACGGGGAGATGGCATTTGGATCTACAGAGTTCACTGTCATGCGGGCCCGAGAGGGCACAAGCCCCTGCTTCGTCTACTGCTGTGCCCGTGATGAGCGGTTCCGAGAGTATGCCATCTCGACGATGACGGGCTCTTCCGGACGACAGCGGGTCCAGGAGAATTTGCTTGGCGAGTATGGCTTCGAGGACTTCGATCAGAGCCGAATGGACCAATTCCATAATCGAGTAGAGCCGCTCTTTAAGCTCATCCGGTCCAACACGTCGGAAAACCAAACCCTCGCCGAAACCCGCGACTACCTCCTCCCGAAGCTGATTTCGGGAGAGATCGAGGTGGAGGCGGCTGAGGAAATGGCTGACGAGGCTGTCGACGCGTCCGCGTAG
- a CDS encoding type I restriction-modification system subunit M, translated as MSEQQNLFGRKLHADLEIEDELWEAAVDLRGTIAPANYKNYVLPLLFLRYLSLRYEERREELEEKAEDPDSYYVEEDLREVDEYRQEGAFLIPEEARWDYLVEHAQDDDIKVKVDRAMELLQQRYDDLEGVLPPMYAGSNLTQENLANLINLFSRDIFTGQGKQQADVLGRVYEYFITNFADTEGSKGGEFFTPRSVVQALVAMLEPEDGSKIFDPACGSGGMFVQAAEFTDDKESLSFYGQESVDQNLRLCKMNLLMHDLQGDLESGDSLLNDKHEGLKADYVIANPPFNIRSWGADEIPGDDPRLQVGDRRLQPTDSNANYMWMMHFLHHLEDGGTAGYVMANGSMTTSLTNEEPVRKALVDERFVDCIVQLPDKLFFGTGIPACLWFLSRNRDGSNGERERSDEILFLDGRDMGELPERAKRVLTDDEIGRLETAYRNFRMPDEKVEEEPGFSGVASLEEVRSNDYKLTPGLYVGFEDDDGDRVPFEVKMPQLVDELEDQFAESERLQSQIEKQLADLL; from the coding sequence ATGAGCGAACAGCAGAATCTCTTTGGCCGGAAGCTCCACGCCGACCTCGAAATCGAAGACGAGCTCTGGGAGGCCGCCGTGGATCTCCGGGGCACCATCGCTCCGGCGAACTACAAGAACTATGTCCTGCCGCTTCTCTTCCTCCGGTACCTGTCTCTCCGCTACGAGGAGCGCCGGGAGGAGCTGGAGGAAAAAGCCGAAGATCCGGACTCATACTACGTCGAGGAAGACCTGAGAGAAGTAGATGAGTACCGTCAGGAAGGGGCGTTTCTGATTCCAGAAGAAGCCCGCTGGGACTACCTCGTCGAGCACGCCCAGGACGACGACATCAAGGTGAAGGTCGATCGCGCAATGGAGCTGTTGCAGCAGCGCTACGACGACCTAGAAGGCGTCCTTCCACCGATGTATGCCGGGAGCAACTTGACCCAGGAAAACCTTGCCAACCTGATCAACCTGTTCTCCCGGGACATCTTCACCGGCCAGGGCAAGCAGCAGGCCGATGTTCTAGGCCGAGTCTACGAGTACTTTATCACCAACTTTGCCGATACCGAAGGCTCGAAAGGTGGGGAGTTCTTCACCCCGCGATCGGTGGTCCAGGCGCTGGTGGCCATGCTAGAGCCGGAGGATGGCTCGAAGATCTTTGATCCGGCATGTGGGTCTGGCGGGATGTTCGTACAGGCCGCCGAGTTCACCGATGACAAAGAGAGCCTGTCGTTCTATGGGCAGGAGAGCGTCGACCAAAACCTCCGCCTCTGCAAGATGAACCTGCTCATGCACGACTTGCAGGGGGACTTGGAATCTGGAGACTCCCTTTTGAACGACAAGCATGAGGGCTTGAAGGCGGACTACGTGATCGCCAATCCGCCGTTTAACATCCGGAGTTGGGGCGCAGACGAGATTCCGGGCGATGACCCGCGCCTCCAGGTGGGCGACCGTCGCCTCCAGCCCACGGACTCCAATGCCAATTACATGTGGATGATGCACTTCCTGCATCACCTGGAGGACGGCGGCACGGCGGGGTACGTGATGGCCAACGGGTCGATGACGACGAGCCTCACGAATGAGGAACCGGTCCGAAAGGCCCTCGTCGACGAGAGGTTTGTGGACTGCATCGTGCAGCTCCCCGATAAGCTCTTTTTCGGCACCGGGATTCCGGCGTGCCTCTGGTTTCTCTCCCGAAACCGGGATGGCTCCAACGGGGAGCGGGAGCGGTCCGACGAAATTCTTTTTCTCGACGGCCGAGATATGGGGGAGCTTCCCGAGCGGGCCAAGCGAGTCCTTACCGACGACGAGATTGGACGGCTGGAGACAGCATACCGCAACTTCCGGATGCCCGATGAAAAGGTCGAGGAAGAGCCGGGCTTTTCCGGTGTGGCCTCACTGGAGGAAGTTCGATCGAACGACTACAAGCTCACACCGGGACTCTACGTCGGCTTCGAGGACGACGATGGGGACCGGGTGCCCTTTGAGGTGAAGATGCCCCAACTCGTCGATGAACTGGAGGATCAGTTTGCTGAATCGGAGCGGCTGCAAAGTCAAATAGAGAAGCAGTTAGCTGACCTACTGTAA
- a CDS encoding transposase: MVDSFPIPLCQPVRHGRVRLPGEDGAYFGRSAKGWFFGFQVHALIHQPTGAVLTAIPLPGNWDGRRSWDDRWVVRALALSTAEGILLGDQGYSGKETFDWPCGQAQTLRAGAIR, encoded by the coding sequence GTGGTTGATTCGTTTCCCATTCCGCTCTGCCAGCCGGTTCGGCACGGTCGAGTGAGGCTTCCGGGAGAAGACGGGGCCTATTTCGGACGGTCAGCTAAAGGGTGGTTTTTCGGATTTCAGGTGCATGCCCTCATTCATCAGCCCACTGGCGCAGTGCTCACGGCAATACCTCTTCCTGGCAATTGGGATGGCCGTCGCAGTTGGGATGACCGTTGGGTTGTTCGGGCTCTCGCTCTTTCTACTGCGGAAGGAATACTTCTCGGCGACCAGGGCTACAGCGGAAAAGAGACCTTCGACTGGCCGTGCGGCCAGGCCCAGACTCTACGCGCGGGTGCCATCCGATGA